In a genomic window of Taylorella equigenitalis ATCC 35865:
- the nusG gene encoding transcription termination/antitermination protein NusG produces the protein MSLRWYVVHVFSGMEKKVHAALQERIEQAGMQEYFGRILVPTEEIVETRGSKRSVSQRKIFPGYILVEMEFNPDTWHLVKSTNRVTGFLGGGSNSKPSPIPQKEVDSLLANLEEGGGKPRPKVLFEVGETLRIKDGPFADFNGVVDQVNYEKNRVTVIVMIFGRSTPVELDFSQVEKEGA, from the coding sequence ATGAGTTTGCGTTGGTATGTAGTACATGTTTTTTCTGGTATGGAGAAAAAAGTACATGCTGCTCTACAAGAAAGAATCGAGCAAGCTGGCATGCAGGAGTATTTTGGTCGCATATTAGTCCCGACCGAAGAAATTGTTGAAACTCGTGGTTCAAAAAGAAGTGTTAGTCAGAGGAAGATATTTCCAGGCTACATTTTGGTCGAGATGGAATTTAATCCAGATACTTGGCACCTAGTAAAAAGTACTAACCGAGTAACTGGGTTTCTGGGTGGAGGTTCTAATTCTAAACCTTCTCCAATCCCACAAAAAGAAGTTGATTCACTTCTTGCTAATTTAGAGGAAGGTGGCGGTAAGCCACGTCCTAAAGTTCTATTTGAAGTTGGTGAAACCCTTCGTATTAAAGATGGTCCTTTTGCTGACTTTAATGGTGTAGTTGATCAGGTCAACTATGAGAAGAATCGTGTCACTGTTATTGTGATGATTTTTGGTCGTAGTACTCCTGTTGAACTAGATTTTAGTCAAGTTGAAAAAGAAGGTGCTTGA
- the rplK gene encoding 50S ribosomal protein L11: MAKKIVGYIKLQVPAGKANPSPPIGPALGQRGLNIMEFCKAFNAKTQGMEPGLPIPVVITAYADKSFTFIMKTPPATILIKKAAGVQKGSSRPHLDKVGKLTRAQAEEIAKTKEPDLTAADLDAAVRTIAGSARSMGITVEGEQ; encoded by the coding sequence ATGGCTAAAAAAATCGTAGGCTATATCAAGCTGCAAGTGCCAGCTGGTAAAGCTAATCCGTCGCCACCGATTGGGCCTGCATTAGGTCAACGTGGTTTAAATATTATGGAATTCTGCAAAGCTTTCAATGCTAAAACTCAAGGCATGGAGCCAGGTCTTCCAATTCCAGTGGTGATTACTGCATATGCAGACAAATCATTTACTTTTATAATGAAAACACCTCCGGCTACTATTCTGATTAAGAAAGCAGCTGGGGTACAAAAAGGATCTTCTCGTCCTCATTTAGATAAAGTGGGTAAATTAACACGAGCTCAAGCTGAAGAAATTGCTAAAACTAAAGAGCCAGATTTAACTGCTGCTGACCTTGATGCTGCTGTAAGAACGATTGCTGGTAGTGCTCGTAGTATGGGTATCACTGTTGAGGGAGAGCAATAA